From Pandoraea norimbergensis, the proteins below share one genomic window:
- a CDS encoding polyphosphate kinase 2 family protein, whose amino-acid sequence MFEKYRVPFGKKLDLSDYDPADKPFSGDSKDDDKERLAELAAKLDELQTILHANSKHRVLLVLQGMDTSGKDGTIRAVFQNVDPLGIRVANFKSPTPIELARDFLWRVHMVVPAAGELAIFNRSHYEDVLITRVHDWIDADECKRRYTHINNFEQLLVDNNTTIIKCFLHISNEEQRKRLQERIDDPNKHWKFELGDLKERSFWPQYTKAYEAALSATSTENAPWYIVPSDSKRHRNLMVAELLVQALTDLKLSYPPARPELTGMKVE is encoded by the coding sequence ATGTTCGAGAAATACCGCGTACCGTTTGGCAAGAAGCTCGACCTGTCGGACTACGATCCGGCCGACAAACCGTTCTCGGGCGATAGCAAAGACGACGACAAGGAGCGGTTGGCCGAGCTGGCCGCGAAGCTCGACGAGTTGCAGACCATCCTGCACGCCAACAGCAAGCACCGGGTGCTGCTCGTGCTGCAAGGCATGGACACCAGCGGCAAGGACGGCACCATTCGCGCCGTGTTCCAGAACGTGGACCCGCTGGGCATTCGCGTGGCCAACTTCAAGTCGCCCACACCGATCGAGCTGGCGCGCGACTTTCTGTGGCGCGTGCACATGGTGGTGCCCGCTGCGGGCGAGCTGGCCATCTTCAATCGCAGCCACTACGAAGACGTGCTGATCACGCGCGTGCACGACTGGATCGATGCCGACGAGTGCAAGCGCCGCTACACCCACATCAACAATTTCGAACAACTGCTGGTCGACAACAACACGACCATCATCAAGTGCTTCCTGCACATCTCGAACGAGGAGCAGCGCAAGCGCTTGCAAGAGCGTATCGACGACCCGAACAAGCACTGGAAATTCGAGCTGGGCGACCTCAAGGAACGCAGCTTCTGGCCGCAATACACCAAGGCGTACGAAGCCGCTTTATCGGCGACCTCGACGGAAAATGCGCCGTGGTATATCGTGCCTTCCGACTCGAAACGTCACCGTAATCTGATGGTGGCAGAGTTGCTGGTGCAAGCACTGACTGACCTCAAGTTGTCCTATCCACCGGCAAGACCCGAATTGACGGGCATGAAGGTGGAATGA
- a CDS encoding efflux RND transporter periplasmic adaptor subunit has protein sequence MSDENARRPLPVAGDKAAAHQQQAGHGAATASETASDGKSGNNSGNKSGNKRPRRWVVAVLAVAVVAGAGMWLRSRGAEKPVKAALAPSVTAATVDVRDVPVRLVANGTVTARQTIEVRPQISSIIRQVHIKEGDFVKAGQLLFSLDARMDEANLKKVQAQLTKDEADLANARRTLARTKQLIAEHFVSQSALDTAQSGVDSLTAQVAADRAAISASQVAVDYNQIRAGIDGRTGAINVHPGSLVTPGGAALVTITQLDPIDISFTLPEGALAELQAARAGGPVAVTATLGTTGMTATGQLSFIDNAVDSQTGTIRLKAAYDNRDAKLWPGMYLNIAVIGRILKQASVVPPQAVQTGPDGKFVYVIGADGKVSAKPVKVGYVEAKLAVVEGVPAGVRVVQEGAENLRPGNKVTVVASREGGEATPQTTPAKDATKAAAAGGEAASAKANKAATDAATATSTEVHTADAADATSPKSTP, from the coding sequence ATGAGTGACGAGAACGCCCGCCGGCCATTGCCGGTGGCGGGGGACAAGGCTGCCGCCCATCAACAGCAGGCCGGCCACGGCGCGGCCACGGCAAGCGAAACGGCTTCGGACGGCAAATCGGGTAACAACTCGGGTAACAAATCGGGTAACAAGCGCCCCCGCCGTTGGGTGGTCGCCGTACTGGCGGTCGCAGTGGTGGCAGGGGCCGGTATGTGGCTGCGTTCGCGCGGGGCCGAGAAGCCGGTCAAGGCGGCGTTGGCCCCATCGGTGACGGCGGCCACGGTCGACGTACGTGACGTGCCTGTGCGGCTGGTGGCAAACGGGACGGTCACCGCGCGGCAGACCATCGAAGTGCGTCCGCAGATCTCCAGCATCATCCGTCAGGTGCATATCAAGGAAGGCGACTTCGTCAAAGCGGGGCAACTGCTGTTCTCGCTCGACGCACGCATGGACGAGGCCAACCTCAAGAAGGTACAGGCACAACTCACCAAAGACGAAGCCGATCTCGCCAACGCACGCCGCACGCTGGCGCGCACGAAGCAGTTGATCGCTGAGCACTTCGTCTCGCAAAGCGCGCTCGATACGGCGCAGAGCGGCGTAGACAGCCTCACCGCGCAGGTCGCGGCCGACCGTGCGGCCATCTCGGCCAGTCAGGTCGCGGTCGACTACAACCAGATTCGCGCCGGTATCGACGGCCGCACCGGGGCCATCAACGTGCATCCGGGCAGTCTCGTGACGCCGGGCGGCGCGGCGCTCGTGACCATTACCCAACTCGATCCGATCGACATCAGCTTCACGCTGCCGGAAGGCGCACTGGCCGAGTTGCAGGCGGCGCGTGCCGGTGGCCCGGTGGCGGTCACCGCCACGCTGGGCACGACGGGGATGACGGCGACGGGCCAACTCAGCTTCATCGATAACGCGGTGGACTCGCAGACCGGCACGATTCGCCTGAAGGCGGCATACGACAATCGCGACGCGAAGTTGTGGCCGGGGATGTATCTGAACATCGCCGTGATCGGCCGCATTCTGAAGCAGGCCAGCGTAGTGCCGCCGCAAGCGGTGCAGACCGGCCCGGACGGCAAGTTCGTCTACGTGATTGGCGCAGACGGGAAGGTGAGCGCCAAGCCGGTGAAGGTCGGCTATGTGGAAGCGAAGCTCGCGGTCGTCGAAGGCGTGCCCGCAGGCGTACGCGTCGTGCAGGAGGGCGCGGAGAATCTGCGGCCCGGTAACAAGGTGACGGTGGTCGCCTCGCGCGAAGGGGGCGAAGCGACGCCGCAGACGACGCCGGCGAAGGACGCGACGAAGGCCGCCGCTGCCGGTGGCGAAGCCGCGAGCGCCAAAGCGAACAAGGCTGCAACCGATGCGGCAACCGCCACGTCCACCGAAGTGCATACCGCTGACGCTGCTGACGCCACCTCGCCGAAGAGCACGCCATGA
- the gatB gene encoding Asp-tRNA(Asn)/Glu-tRNA(Gln) amidotransferase subunit GatB, which translates to MQWEVVIGLETHAQLSTASKIFSGASTQFGAAPNTQACPVDLALPGVLPVLNRGAVERAIEFGLAIGSTIAPRSIFARKNYFYPDLPKGYQISQYEIPVVQGGSLKIQVEADARTGREAYEKVVTLTRAHLEEDAGKSLHEDFAGMTGIDLNRAGTPLLEIVTEPEMRSAAEAVAYAKALHGLVVWLGICDGNMQEGSFRCDANVSVRPVGQKEFGTRAEIKNLNSFRFLEEAILYEVRRQIELIEDGGKVVQETRLYDPDKKETRSMRSKEDAHDYRYFPDPDLMPLVIDAEWIERVRAGLPELPAGMQVRFVEQYGLSEYDAAVLTQSKAQAGYFEAVVAKAGAASAKPAANWIMGELSSLLNREDIGIDASPVSAAQLAGLLARIADNTISNKIAKEVFQLMWEERATDDGAADRLIEAKGLKQITDTGAIEKIIDEVLAANAKSVEEFRAGKEKAFNALVGQAMKATKGKANPAQVNELLKKKLGA; encoded by the coding sequence ATGCAATGGGAAGTCGTTATTGGTCTGGAGACGCACGCACAGCTCTCCACCGCTTCCAAGATTTTCTCGGGCGCATCGACGCAATTCGGTGCCGCCCCCAACACGCAGGCGTGTCCGGTGGACCTGGCGCTGCCGGGTGTGCTGCCCGTGCTCAATCGCGGCGCCGTCGAGCGTGCGATCGAGTTCGGTCTCGCCATCGGGTCGACCATTGCGCCGCGCAGCATCTTCGCGCGCAAGAATTACTTCTACCCCGATCTGCCAAAGGGCTACCAGATCAGCCAGTACGAGATTCCGGTGGTGCAGGGCGGCTCGCTGAAGATTCAGGTCGAAGCCGATGCCCGCACGGGGCGTGAAGCCTACGAGAAGGTGGTGACGCTCACGCGTGCTCACCTGGAAGAAGACGCGGGCAAGTCGCTGCACGAAGACTTCGCAGGCATGACGGGCATCGACCTGAACCGCGCCGGTACGCCGTTGCTGGAAATCGTGACCGAGCCGGAAATGCGCAGCGCAGCGGAAGCCGTGGCGTACGCCAAGGCGCTGCACGGTCTGGTGGTGTGGCTGGGTATTTGCGACGGTAACATGCAGGAAGGCTCGTTCCGCTGCGACGCCAACGTGTCGGTGCGCCCGGTCGGTCAGAAGGAATTCGGCACGCGCGCTGAGATCAAGAACCTGAACTCGTTCCGGTTCCTCGAAGAGGCAATTCTGTACGAAGTGCGCCGTCAGATCGAGCTGATCGAAGATGGCGGCAAGGTCGTGCAGGAAACGCGTCTGTATGACCCGGACAAGAAGGAAACGCGCTCGATGCGCAGCAAGGAAGATGCGCACGACTATCGCTACTTCCCGGACCCGGACCTGATGCCGCTCGTGATCGATGCCGAATGGATCGAGCGCGTGCGTGCCGGGCTGCCTGAACTGCCGGCCGGCATGCAGGTGCGCTTTGTCGAGCAATACGGCCTGTCGGAATACGACGCCGCCGTGCTCACGCAGTCGAAGGCGCAGGCGGGTTACTTCGAAGCCGTGGTGGCCAAGGCCGGTGCGGCCAGCGCCAAGCCGGCGGCGAACTGGATCATGGGCGAGCTGTCGTCGCTGCTCAACCGCGAAGACATCGGTATCGACGCCAGCCCGGTCTCGGCCGCGCAGTTGGCCGGTCTGCTGGCACGTATCGCCGACAACACGATTTCGAACAAGATCGCCAAGGAAGTCTTCCAACTGATGTGGGAAGAGCGCGCCACCGACGACGGTGCTGCCGATCGCCTCATCGAAGCGAAGGGCCTGAAGCAGATCACCGACACCGGCGCGATCGAGAAGATCATCGACGAAGTGCTGGCCGCCAACGCCAAGTCGGTCGAGGAATTCCGGGCCGGTAAGGAAAAGGCGTTCAACGCGCTGGTCGGTCAGGCGATGAAGGCCACCAAGGGCAAGGCCAACCCGGCGCAAGTCAACGAACTGCTCAAGAAGAAGCTGGGCGCCTGA
- a CDS encoding rod shape-determining protein has protein sequence MFGFLRSYFSNDLAIDLGTANTLIYMRGKGVVLDEPSVVAIRQEGGPSGKKTIQAVGKEAKQMLGKVPGNIEAIRPMKDGVIADFTVTEQMIKQFIKMAHESRLFSPSPRIIICVPCGSTQVERRAIKEAAHGAGASQVYLIEEPMAAAIGAGLPVSEATGSMVVDIGGGTTEVGVISLGGIVYKGSVRVGGDKFDEAIVNYIRRNYGMLIGEQTAEAIKKEIGSAFPGSEVKEMEVKGRNLSEGIPRAFTISSNEILEALTDPLNQIVSSVKIALEQTPPELGADIAERGMMLTGGGALLRDLDRLLAEETGLPVLVAEDPLTCVVRGSGMALERMDKLGSIFSYE, from the coding sequence ATGTTCGGTTTTCTTCGCAGCTATTTCTCCAACGACCTGGCCATCGACCTCGGCACGGCAAACACTCTGATCTATATGCGCGGCAAGGGCGTCGTCCTCGACGAACCGTCAGTCGTTGCTATTCGTCAGGAAGGTGGTCCGAGCGGTAAGAAGACGATTCAGGCCGTCGGTAAGGAAGCCAAGCAGATGCTTGGCAAAGTACCGGGCAACATCGAGGCGATCCGCCCGATGAAGGATGGCGTTATCGCCGACTTCACGGTCACTGAACAGATGATCAAGCAGTTCATCAAGATGGCGCACGAATCGCGCCTGTTCTCGCCTTCGCCCCGCATCATCATTTGCGTACCGTGCGGTTCGACCCAAGTCGAGCGCCGCGCCATCAAGGAAGCCGCACACGGTGCCGGCGCCTCGCAGGTGTATCTCATTGAAGAGCCGATGGCTGCCGCCATCGGTGCCGGCCTGCCGGTCTCGGAAGCCACGGGCTCGATGGTCGTCGACATCGGCGGCGGCACGACCGAAGTCGGCGTGATCTCGCTGGGCGGCATCGTCTACAAGGGCTCGGTCCGCGTCGGTGGCGACAAGTTCGACGAAGCCATCGTCAATTACATCCGTCGCAACTACGGCATGCTGATCGGCGAACAAACGGCAGAAGCGATCAAGAAAGAGATCGGTTCGGCCTTCCCGGGTTCGGAAGTCAAGGAAATGGAAGTCAAGGGCCGCAACCTGTCGGAAGGCATTCCGCGCGCCTTCACGATTTCCAGCAACGAAATTCTCGAAGCCCTGACCGATCCGCTGAACCAGATCGTGTCGTCGGTGAAGATCGCTCTCGAACAGACGCCGCCGGAACTGGGCGCCGACATCGCCGAGCGCGGCATGATGCTCACGGGCGGTGGCGCACTGCTGCGTGATCTGGATCGCCTGCTCGCCGAAGAAACCGGTCTGCCGGTGCTCGTCGCCGAAGACCCGCTCACGTGCGTGGTGCGTGGCTCGGGCATGGCGCTCGAGCGTATGGACAAGCTCGGCAGCATCTTCTCCTACGAGTAA
- a CDS encoding efflux RND transporter permease subunit → MNLSELCIRRPVMTILLCVAAVVAGLIAYGQIPISALPSYNSPVIQVTATLPGASPETMAASVAAPMEKQFSTIAGVAVISSTNTQGTTSIIIEFDSDRDIDAAAVDVQAALFRAQRKLPVEMTTPPSYRKVNPADAPILFLAMNSPSMSLAELDDYAENLVSPTLSTLPGVAQVLIFGQKRFAVRVKARPDALAARKLTLDDVARALASANANSPVGTLDGSRQTLTIEANRQMTKADQFANLIIASVNGSPVYLRDVAEVQDSVESVKTGSWVNGERSIVLAVLRQPNANTVATVDQVKAALPRLAEQMPQSIQVKLLNDRSVSIRESIDDVQFTLGLTVILVTLVIFLFLRRMAATMIPVMSLPVSLIGTVALMKGMGYSIDNISLLGITLAVGLVVDDAIVMLENIVRHIENGVPPLRAALVGSREMGFTILSISISLVAVFIPIFFMPGVIGLMFHEFAVVVSLAILVSAAVSLTLIPMLCSRYLKHEQSEGLGLRATQWFEDGFVWVQDRYVRSVDWCLANRKWVMGAAGATFVATGVLFATIPKGFFPSEDIGQIQVTAEGAQDISFTAMSTLLRQAGDIIRANPAVDTAIVSASDSNQGRMFINLKPHGERPHMSEVLETLRRDVKQVPGLNVYFNPVQNLQLGGKQSKSRYQYVMQSVKPGEMQVWSDKLMNLMRADPIFRDVTTDAQMKGLQAQLTIDRDKANTLGVAIGDIRSALYSAFGERQVSTIYTPSDSYQVILQAADNDRRDEGAFDKIYVRGKGGALVPLSAVATVERKMGPVSVNHQGQLQAVTLSFNLAPGAALGDASKKIVGFQRQLGFPPSIITSWGGDAAAFQASQSSQVVLLVGALLVIYVLLGVLYESYIHPLTILAGLPSAAVGALLTLRLFGMDLSLIAVIGILMLIGIVKKNAIMMIDFALDAQRNGGMTPDQAIRQACALRFRPIMMTTLAALMGALPIALGLGAGAELRQPLGLAVVGGLLFSQVITLYITPVIYLYLDRFAGKGPLVLPGDRAANDGGDDGSDADAGHGVARAERHVAAVH, encoded by the coding sequence ATGAACCTCTCCGAACTATGTATCCGTCGGCCGGTGATGACGATTCTGCTGTGTGTGGCAGCGGTCGTCGCTGGGTTGATCGCTTACGGACAGATTCCGATCTCTGCCCTGCCGAGCTACAACTCGCCGGTGATTCAGGTCACGGCGACGCTGCCCGGGGCGAGTCCGGAGACCATGGCGGCGTCGGTTGCGGCGCCCATGGAAAAGCAGTTCTCGACGATTGCGGGCGTCGCGGTCATCAGCTCGACCAATACGCAGGGCACCACCTCGATCATCATCGAGTTCGATAGCGACCGCGATATCGACGCGGCCGCCGTCGACGTGCAGGCCGCGCTCTTCCGCGCGCAGCGCAAGCTGCCAGTGGAGATGACCACGCCACCGTCATATCGAAAGGTGAATCCGGCCGACGCGCCAATTCTCTTCCTCGCGATGAATTCGCCGTCGATGTCGCTGGCCGAACTCGACGATTACGCCGAAAACCTCGTTTCACCCACGCTCTCCACGCTGCCCGGCGTGGCGCAGGTGCTGATCTTCGGGCAGAAGCGCTTCGCGGTACGCGTGAAGGCGCGACCCGATGCGCTGGCCGCCCGCAAGCTCACGCTCGACGACGTGGCCCGTGCGCTGGCCTCGGCCAACGCGAACAGCCCCGTCGGTACGCTCGACGGCAGCCGCCAGACGCTGACCATCGAAGCCAACCGCCAGATGACCAAGGCCGACCAGTTCGCGAACCTGATCATCGCGAGCGTGAACGGCAGCCCGGTCTATCTGCGCGACGTGGCCGAAGTGCAAGACAGCGTCGAATCGGTGAAGACCGGCAGTTGGGTCAATGGCGAGCGCTCAATCGTGCTGGCCGTGCTGCGCCAGCCGAACGCGAACACGGTGGCAACCGTCGATCAGGTGAAGGCGGCGCTGCCGCGTCTGGCCGAGCAGATGCCGCAGTCGATTCAGGTCAAGCTGCTCAACGACCGTTCGGTGTCGATTCGCGAATCGATCGACGACGTGCAGTTCACGCTGGGGCTCACGGTGATTCTGGTCACGCTCGTGATCTTCCTGTTCCTGCGCCGGATGGCTGCCACGATGATCCCGGTGATGTCGCTGCCGGTATCGTTGATTGGCACCGTCGCGCTCATGAAAGGCATGGGGTACTCCATCGACAACATCTCGCTGCTGGGTATCACGCTGGCGGTGGGGCTGGTGGTGGACGACGCCATCGTGATGCTCGAGAACATCGTGCGCCACATCGAGAACGGCGTGCCACCGCTGCGTGCCGCACTCGTCGGCTCGCGCGAAATGGGTTTCACGATTCTGTCGATCTCGATTTCGCTGGTGGCCGTGTTCATCCCGATCTTCTTCATGCCGGGCGTGATCGGGCTCATGTTCCACGAGTTCGCGGTGGTGGTGTCGCTGGCAATTCTGGTGTCCGCCGCCGTATCGCTCACGCTGATTCCGATGCTGTGCAGCCGGTATCTGAAGCACGAGCAGAGCGAAGGTTTGGGGTTGCGCGCCACGCAATGGTTTGAAGACGGCTTCGTGTGGGTGCAGGACCGCTACGTTCGCAGCGTGGATTGGTGTTTGGCGAATCGCAAGTGGGTGATGGGCGCGGCGGGGGCGACGTTTGTCGCGACCGGGGTGCTGTTCGCCACGATTCCGAAGGGCTTCTTCCCGAGCGAAGACATCGGTCAGATTCAGGTGACGGCCGAAGGTGCGCAGGATATCTCGTTCACGGCGATGTCGACGTTGCTGCGTCAGGCGGGCGACATCATTCGCGCGAATCCCGCTGTGGATACGGCGATCGTGTCGGCCAGTGACAGCAATCAGGGCCGCATGTTCATCAACCTGAAGCCGCACGGCGAGCGCCCGCACATGAGCGAGGTACTCGAGACGCTGCGCCGCGACGTCAAGCAGGTGCCGGGGCTGAACGTGTACTTCAACCCGGTGCAGAACCTGCAACTGGGCGGCAAGCAGAGCAAGAGCCGCTATCAGTACGTGATGCAGAGCGTGAAGCCGGGTGAGATGCAGGTGTGGTCAGACAAGCTGATGAACCTGATGCGCGCCGACCCGATCTTCCGCGACGTGACGACCGATGCGCAGATGAAGGGCCTGCAAGCGCAGCTCACCATCGACCGCGACAAGGCGAACACGCTGGGTGTGGCGATTGGCGACATTCGCAGCGCGTTGTATAGCGCGTTCGGCGAGCGGCAGGTGTCGACGATCTACACGCCGAGCGACAGCTATCAGGTGATTCTGCAAGCGGCGGATAACGACCGTCGCGACGAGGGCGCCTTCGACAAGATCTACGTGCGAGGCAAGGGCGGCGCGCTGGTGCCGCTGTCGGCGGTGGCGACGGTGGAACGCAAAATGGGGCCGGTGTCAGTCAATCACCAAGGCCAGTTGCAGGCAGTCACGCTGTCGTTCAATCTCGCGCCGGGGGCGGCGCTGGGCGATGCGTCGAAGAAGATCGTCGGCTTCCAGCGTCAACTCGGCTTCCCGCCGAGCATCATCACGAGCTGGGGCGGCGATGCGGCGGCGTTTCAGGCGTCGCAGTCGAGTCAGGTGGTGTTGCTGGTGGGCGCGTTGCTCGTGATTTACGTGCTGCTTGGCGTGCTCTACGAGAGCTACATCCACCCGCTCACGATTCTGGCGGGGTTGCCGTCGGCGGCAGTTGGCGCGTTGCTGACGTTGCGGCTGTTCGGCATGGATCTGTCGTTGATCGCGGTGATCGGCATCTTGATGCTGATCGGCATCGTGAAGAAGAACGCCATCATGATGATCGACTTCGCCCTCGACGCGCAGCGCAACGGCGGCATGACGCCCGATCAGGCGATCCGGCAGGCGTGCGCACTGCGCTTCCGGCCCATCATGATGACCACGCTGGCAGCGTTGATGGGTGCACTGCCGATTGCATTGGGCTTGGGGGCGGGCGCGGAATTGCGTCAGCCGCTGGGGCTGGCGGTGGTCGGCGGGTTGTTGTTCTCGCAGGTGATTACGCTGTACATCACGCCGGTGATTTATCTCTATCTCGACCGGTTCGCCGGTAAGGGGCCGCTGGTGCTGCCGGGAGATCGCGCGGCGAACGATGGCGGTGACGATGGCAGCGATGCCGATGCCGGACACGGTGTGGCGCGTGCCGAACGTCATGTGGCCGCAGTGCACTGA
- the mreC gene encoding rod shape-determining protein MreC, producing MQYSPPPLFKQGPSALARLICFVALAIGLLVVDSHYNTLERVRTVVGTALYPVQRMMLLPRDAILNVAGFFSTENQLTTENGTLREKNLELAVQAQRNNQLVAENEHLRQLLTLRERLPVPSIPAEIEYDTRDPFTQRVVIDRGTKHGVKLGAPVVTEQGLLGQVSRVFLLQSEVTLLTDKEQAVPVQVTRSGVHSVIYGGLRGDVLDLRFIPLSADVKVGDEIATSGLDGIYPAGLPVARITKVDRVSDTAFARILCQPVANLRSQRQVLVLQYTTPLALHPDAAADLARASDPSASGEKPGQKGATRADPKRAPAVKKGH from the coding sequence ATGCAGTACAGTCCGCCGCCACTGTTCAAACAGGGTCCGTCGGCGTTGGCCCGGCTGATCTGTTTTGTCGCGCTCGCCATCGGCCTGCTCGTGGTCGACTCGCACTACAACACGCTTGAGCGAGTGCGCACTGTCGTCGGTACCGCCCTCTATCCCGTGCAGCGCATGATGCTGCTGCCGCGCGATGCCATCCTGAACGTCGCAGGCTTCTTCTCGACGGAAAACCAGCTCACGACCGAGAACGGCACACTGCGCGAGAAAAACCTCGAGCTCGCGGTACAAGCCCAGCGCAACAATCAGCTCGTCGCCGAGAACGAACATTTGCGCCAGTTGCTCACGCTGCGCGAGCGCCTGCCGGTGCCCAGCATTCCCGCCGAAATCGAATACGACACGCGCGACCCGTTCACGCAGCGCGTGGTCATCGATCGCGGCACGAAGCATGGCGTGAAGCTTGGCGCGCCGGTCGTCACCGAGCAGGGCCTGCTCGGTCAGGTCTCGCGGGTGTTCCTGCTCCAAAGCGAAGTGACGCTGCTGACCGACAAAGAACAGGCCGTGCCCGTGCAGGTCACCCGTAGCGGCGTGCACAGCGTGATTTATGGCGGCCTGCGCGGCGACGTGCTCGACCTGCGCTTCATCCCGCTGTCGGCGGACGTGAAGGTCGGCGACGAGATCGCCACCAGCGGTCTGGACGGCATCTACCCGGCCGGTCTGCCCGTGGCGCGCATCACCAAGGTCGATCGCGTCTCGGACACCGCCTTCGCGCGCATCTTGTGCCAGCCGGTCGCCAACCTTCGCAGCCAGCGCCAGGTGCTGGTCCTGCAATACACCACGCCGCTCGCCCTGCATCCGGACGCCGCCGCCGATCTCGCGCGCGCCTCCGATCCGTCGGCCAGCGGTGAAAAGCCCGGCCAAAAGGGCGCCACGCGAGCCGACCCGAAGCGCGCGCCGGCCGTCAAGAAAGGCCATTAA
- the gatA gene encoding Asp-tRNA(Asn)/Glu-tRNA(Gln) amidotransferase subunit GatA, producing the protein MEQDLIHLQDLRAALDAKRVSSVELTQHYLSRIADAADLNAFVQVDAEASLAQARAADARIAAGEGANRPLLGIPVAHKDVFVTRGWRSTAGSRMLENYVSPYDAAVVERLLDAGMVTLGKTNMDEFAMGSSNENSYFGPVKNPWDKRAVPGGSSGGSAAAVAARLAPVATGTDTGGSIRQPAAFCGVTGIKPTYGRVSRYGMIAFASSLDQGGPFGHSAADCAWMLNGMAGFDARDSTSLERADEDFARGLGKPLDGATADKPLAGLRIGLPAEYFGEGLDADVRDAIDNALVEFEKLGAVRVPVTLPKTELSIPVYYVLAPAEASSNLSRFDGVRFGHRAAEYGDLLDMYKKSRAEGFGTEVKRRILVGAYVLSHGYYDAYYLQAQKIRRLIAQDFQNAFAQCDVIMGPVAPSVAWNLGEKSADPVQMYLADIYTLSVSLAGLPGMSLPVGQGRESRPVGLQMIGNYFDEARLLQVADAFQRATDWHKRAPAGV; encoded by the coding sequence ATGGAACAAGATCTGATTCATTTGCAGGACCTGCGCGCTGCGCTCGACGCCAAGCGCGTGTCGAGCGTCGAGCTCACGCAACACTATCTGTCGCGCATCGCCGACGCCGCTGACCTCAATGCCTTCGTGCAGGTCGACGCCGAAGCCAGCCTCGCGCAGGCCCGTGCCGCCGACGCGCGCATTGCCGCCGGCGAGGGTGCCAACCGTCCGCTGCTCGGTATTCCCGTGGCGCACAAGGACGTGTTCGTCACGCGCGGCTGGCGCAGTACCGCCGGTTCGCGCATGCTCGAAAACTACGTCAGCCCGTACGACGCGGCCGTGGTTGAGCGTCTGCTCGATGCCGGCATGGTCACGCTCGGCAAGACCAATATGGACGAGTTCGCGATGGGTTCGTCGAACGAAAACTCGTACTTCGGTCCGGTGAAAAACCCGTGGGACAAGCGCGCCGTCCCCGGCGGTTCGTCGGGTGGTTCGGCGGCGGCCGTCGCGGCACGCCTCGCGCCCGTGGCCACGGGTACGGACACCGGCGGCTCGATTCGCCAGCCGGCCGCGTTCTGCGGTGTGACCGGCATCAAGCCGACGTACGGCCGCGTGTCGCGCTACGGCATGATTGCCTTCGCGTCGTCGCTCGATCAGGGCGGCCCGTTCGGCCATAGCGCGGCAGACTGCGCGTGGATGTTGAACGGCATGGCCGGTTTCGACGCGCGCGATTCCACCAGTCTGGAGCGTGCCGACGAGGACTTCGCCCGGGGTCTGGGCAAGCCGCTTGACGGTGCCACGGCCGACAAGCCGCTCGCCGGTCTGCGCATCGGTCTGCCGGCGGAATACTTCGGTGAAGGGCTCGACGCCGACGTGCGCGACGCCATCGACAACGCGCTGGTCGAATTCGAGAAGCTCGGTGCCGTGCGCGTGCCGGTGACGCTGCCGAAGACCGAGCTGTCGATCCCCGTTTATTACGTGCTGGCTCCGGCCGAAGCGTCGTCGAACCTGTCGCGCTTCGATGGCGTGCGTTTTGGCCATCGCGCGGCCGAGTACGGCGATCTGCTCGACATGTACAAGAAGTCGCGTGCCGAAGGTTTCGGCACCGAAGTGAAGCGCCGCATTCTGGTGGGCGCGTATGTGCTGTCGCATGGCTACTACGACGCGTATTACCTGCAAGCGCAGAAGATTCGCCGCCTGATCGCGCAGGACTTCCAGAACGCGTTTGCCCAGTGCGACGTGATCATGGGCCCGGTGGCGCCGTCGGTCGCATGGAACCTCGGCGAGAAGAGCGCCGACCCGGTGCAGATGTATCTGGCCGATATCTACACGCTGTCGGTGAGTCTGGCCGGTCTGCCGGGCATGAGCCTGCCGGTGGGACAGGGCCGCGAATCGCGTCCGGTCGGCCTGCAAATGATCGGTAACTACTTCGACGAAGCCCGCCTGCTGCAAGTGGCCGACGCGTTCCAGCGCGCGACCGACTGGCACAAGCGCGCGCCGGCGGGCGTATAA
- the gatC gene encoding Asp-tRNA(Asn)/Glu-tRNA(Gln) amidotransferase subunit GatC: protein MALNLSDVKRIAHLARLELADDEAAHMEKELNGFFALVEQMQSVDTTGVAPLAHPIEQIQAVAQRLRTDAVTEVVDRDANQRPAPAVQDGLYLVPKVIE from the coding sequence ATGGCTTTGAATCTCTCCGACGTCAAACGCATCGCCCATCTCGCACGTCTGGAGCTGGCGGATGACGAGGCGGCTCACATGGAAAAGGAGCTCAACGGCTTCTTCGCGCTCGTCGAGCAGATGCAATCGGTCGACACGACAGGCGTCGCTCCCCTCGCGCATCCCATCGAGCAAATTCAAGCAGTTGCCCAACGACTGCGTACCGATGCCGTGACCGAAGTGGTCGATCGCGACGCGAATCAGCGCCCGGCACCTGCGGTTCAGGACGGCCTTTATCTGGTGCCGAAGGTTATCGAGTGA